The following coding sequences lie in one Amycolatopsis cihanbeyliensis genomic window:
- a CDS encoding aldo/keto reductase: protein MRTTILGKSGLNVSRIAFGTWQIGGDWGEFDEDTAVAAIRHARELGVNFFDTAQAYGFGKSEALLGRALRAELNRDRDSLVIATKGGINPGGERPRDARGAMLRDGVEQSLRALDLDHIDLYQVHWPDPDTPAEETAAALQELVDEGKIRHIGVSNYHAAQLADFDLTRPVETLQPPYHLFRRAIENDPLPYCREQNIGVLVYSPLGSGLLTGALTPGTTFPPDDWRSQSSAFRGEQLRRNLAAVDELTEFAAGKGASVSQLAIAWTLAKPGVHVAIVGARRPANIESSVAAADLELSAEDLAEIERIAARGVPVDGASPEGIA, encoded by the coding sequence ATGCGTACGACCATCCTGGGCAAGAGTGGACTGAACGTCTCGAGGATCGCCTTCGGCACCTGGCAGATCGGTGGTGACTGGGGCGAGTTCGACGAGGACACCGCGGTCGCCGCCATCCGGCACGCCCGTGAGCTGGGTGTGAACTTCTTCGACACCGCGCAGGCCTATGGTTTCGGCAAATCCGAGGCGTTGCTCGGCAGGGCGTTGCGCGCGGAACTGAACCGGGACAGGGACAGCCTGGTGATCGCCACCAAGGGTGGGATCAACCCGGGCGGCGAGCGGCCGAGGGACGCGCGCGGGGCGATGCTCAGGGACGGGGTGGAGCAGAGCCTGCGGGCGCTGGACCTGGACCACATCGACCTCTACCAGGTGCACTGGCCGGATCCGGACACCCCGGCCGAGGAGACCGCGGCGGCGTTGCAGGAGCTCGTCGACGAGGGCAAGATCCGGCATATCGGCGTCTCGAACTACCACGCCGCGCAGCTCGCCGACTTCGACCTGACCCGGCCGGTGGAGACCCTGCAGCCGCCGTACCACCTGTTCCGCAGGGCGATCGAGAACGACCCGCTGCCGTACTGCCGGGAGCAGAACATCGGTGTCCTGGTGTACAGCCCGCTCGGCAGTGGCCTGCTGACCGGCGCGCTCACCCCGGGCACCACCTTCCCGCCCGACGACTGGCGTTCCCAGTCCTCGGCCTTCCGGGGTGAGCAGCTGCGGCGCAACCTCGCCGCCGTGGACGAGTTGACGGAGTTCGCCGCGGGCAAGGGCGCCTCGGTCAGCCAGCTCGCCATCGCCTGGACCCTGGCCAAACCCGGGGTACACGTGGCGATTGTCGGGGCCCGCAGGCCGGCCAACATCGAGTCCAGCGTCGCCGCGGCCGACCTCGAGCTCAGCGCCGAGGATCTCGCCGAGATCGAGCGGATCGCCGCGCGGGGCGTGCCGGTGGACGGCGCCAGCCCCGAGGGCATCGCCTGA
- a CDS encoding WS/DGAT/MGAT family O-acyltransferase codes for MPLMPVTDSMFLLVETREHPMHVGGLQLFRKPEGAGPDYLSTLRQNLLEATEMRNLFRRRPARPVNTVGHLAWSEDNALDLDYHFRHSALPQPGRIRELLELTSRWHSTLLDRHRPLWEIHLVEGLRDGRFALYSKVHHALLDGVSALRHLQNMLSEDPAAMDCPPPWGARDRQRPRTARGPRSPFDALGRAAGQLAGLAPAAVKVANEAFREHTLTMPMQAPKTMLNVPIGGARRFAAQSWPLSRVRAIASAAGVSRNDVVLAMCSGALRDYLIEQRALPDTAMIAMVPMSLRKPSEGLAEASGNSIGALLCNLATDLADPAQRLAAIHRSMCDGKALFTQLTPLQTLLLSGINVAALGASPIPGVVNNTRPPFNIVISNVPGPRRQMYWNGAALDGVYPASVLLDGQALNITMTSNGDNLDFGITGCRRSVPHLQRILLHLDTALAELEDAVR; via the coding sequence ATGCCGTTGATGCCCGTTACGGACTCGATGTTCCTACTGGTGGAGACCCGAGAACACCCGATGCACGTCGGCGGGCTGCAACTGTTCCGCAAGCCGGAAGGGGCCGGCCCGGACTACCTCAGCACGCTCCGGCAGAACCTGCTGGAGGCCACCGAGATGCGGAACCTCTTCCGGCGCAGGCCCGCGCGGCCGGTGAACACCGTCGGGCATCTCGCCTGGAGCGAGGACAACGCCCTCGACCTCGACTACCACTTCCGGCACTCGGCGCTGCCGCAGCCGGGGCGGATCAGGGAGTTGCTCGAGCTGACCTCGCGCTGGCACAGCACCCTGCTGGACCGGCACCGGCCACTGTGGGAGATCCACCTGGTGGAGGGCCTGCGGGACGGGCGGTTCGCCCTGTACAGCAAGGTGCACCACGCACTGCTGGACGGGGTCTCCGCGCTGCGGCACCTGCAGAACATGCTCAGCGAGGACCCGGCGGCCATGGACTGCCCGCCGCCGTGGGGCGCGCGCGACCGGCAGCGACCCCGCACCGCGCGCGGACCCCGCTCCCCGTTCGACGCGCTGGGCCGCGCGGCAGGCCAGCTTGCCGGGCTCGCCCCGGCCGCGGTCAAGGTGGCCAACGAGGCCTTCCGCGAGCACACCCTGACCATGCCGATGCAGGCGCCGAAGACCATGCTGAACGTGCCGATCGGGGGCGCCCGGCGGTTCGCGGCTCAGTCCTGGCCACTGAGCAGGGTGCGGGCGATCGCCTCCGCGGCGGGGGTGTCGCGGAACGACGTCGTGCTGGCCATGTGTTCCGGCGCGCTGCGCGACTACCTCATCGAGCAGCGCGCGCTGCCGGACACGGCGATGATCGCGATGGTCCCGATGTCCCTGCGCAAGCCCTCCGAGGGCCTCGCCGAGGCCTCCGGCAACTCGATCGGCGCGCTGCTGTGCAATCTGGCTACCGACCTGGCCGACCCCGCGCAGCGGCTGGCCGCCATCCACAGGTCGATGTGCGACGGCAAGGCACTGTTCACCCAGCTCACTCCACTTCAGACGCTCCTGCTCTCCGGGATCAACGTCGCCGCACTCGGTGCCTCGCCGATTCCCGGCGTGGTGAACAACACCCGCCCGCCGTTCAACATCGTCATCTCGAATGTGCCCGGCCCGCGCAGGCAGATGTACTGGAACGGCGCCGCGCTCGACGGGGTATACCCCGCCTCGGTGCTGCTGGACGGGCAGGCGTTGAACATCACCATGACCAGCAACGGCGACAACCTGGACTTCGGCATCACCGGATGCCGGCGCAGCGTGCCACACCTGCAACGTATCCTGCTGCACCTGGACACCGCGCTGGCCGAGCTGGAGGACGCCGTCCGCTGA
- a CDS encoding SAM-dependent methyltransferase, translating into MPKIVDTSVPSGARTYDFLLGGAHNFAADRAMAEQVEGAVPGIRDAARLNRAFLARAVRLLIDKGIRQFLDVGSGIPTVGNVHEIAQRHAPDYRVVYVDRDPIAVAHSELMLSGNERAGIAHADMRDPESVLASEPARRLLDFDEPLGLLFLLVLHWVPNEADPLALMARYRNAIAPGSYLAITHMTDDAQKDKIDAVAGIVRGSRGDGQVFPRTRDEVAALFGDFEFVEPGIVPTGTWRTSGPGDVTDNVEMNELSYAGVGRKP; encoded by the coding sequence GTGCCAAAGATCGTCGACACCTCGGTCCCGAGTGGCGCGCGGACCTACGATTTCCTGCTTGGCGGTGCGCATAATTTCGCGGCCGACCGCGCGATGGCGGAGCAGGTGGAAGGCGCGGTTCCCGGAATCAGGGACGCCGCCCGGTTGAACCGGGCTTTCCTCGCGCGTGCCGTCCGACTCCTGATCGACAAGGGAATTCGTCAGTTCCTGGATGTCGGTTCGGGTATTCCGACGGTGGGTAACGTGCATGAGATAGCCCAGCGGCATGCCCCGGACTACCGCGTGGTGTACGTCGACCGTGACCCGATCGCGGTCGCGCACAGTGAACTGATGCTGTCGGGTAACGAGCGGGCCGGCATCGCACACGCGGACATGCGCGATCCGGAGAGCGTTCTCGCCAGTGAGCCGGCACGGCGGCTGCTGGACTTCGACGAACCGCTCGGGCTGCTGTTCCTCCTGGTGCTGCACTGGGTGCCGAACGAGGCGGACCCGCTCGCGCTGATGGCCCGCTACCGGAACGCCATCGCGCCGGGCAGCTACCTGGCGATCACGCACATGACCGATGACGCGCAGAAGGACAAGATCGACGCGGTGGCCGGGATCGTGCGCGGCAGCCGCGGTGACGGTCAGGTCTTCCCCCGTACCCGCGACGAGGTCGCCGCACTCTTCGGAGACTTCGAGTTCGTCGAGCCGGGCATCGTCCCCACCGGGACGTGGCGTACCAGCGGACCCGGTGACGTCACCGACAATGTGGAGATGAACGAGCTTTCCTACGCCGGGGTCGGCCGCAAACCGTAG
- a CDS encoding cytochrome P450, protein MSVPVAPGQWPVLGHSPAMLRRRFAFTSSLREHGDMVKVYLGPVPMYFVTSPELTHQVLVTDAASFEKGAMFDKFRPFVGNGLVMSNGAFHLRQRRLIQPAFHRGRIARYAETMRESVSDLTDSWREGRTREVNEDMQALAVTIVGAALFGTRFGQAAIAEARESIPIVIKQGMIRALSPAFVDKLLVRGNRRFDRAVTRMRAVVLELIADWRATGTDRGDLLSMLLMARDEGGEGMTDQQVHDEVITLLSAGIETSALALAWLFHEIAQNPEVERRLHEEIDGALDGRPVTFEDVPALPYTQQVIKETLRMYPIWILMRRTDREVELGGVRLAPGTEVTISPHALHFDPRFFAEPDRFDPDRWAPERAGDIPRGAFIPFGAGTRQCVGNTFAQLEMAITVATVAAKWRLVPVPGKPVRVKYTSTAYPARLSMMAVPRG, encoded by the coding sequence ATGTCGGTCCCGGTAGCACCCGGTCAATGGCCCGTTCTCGGGCACAGCCCTGCGATGTTGCGACGTAGATTCGCGTTCACCTCGTCCCTCCGCGAACACGGCGACATGGTGAAGGTTTATCTGGGGCCGGTGCCGATGTATTTCGTGACCAGCCCGGAGCTGACCCACCAGGTGCTGGTCACCGACGCGGCCAGTTTCGAGAAAGGTGCGATGTTCGACAAGTTCCGACCATTCGTCGGAAACGGTTTGGTCATGTCGAACGGCGCCTTCCACCTTCGGCAGCGCCGGTTGATCCAACCCGCGTTCCATCGCGGCCGTATCGCGCGTTACGCGGAGACGATGCGGGAGTCCGTTTCGGACCTCACCGACTCCTGGCGAGAAGGCCGGACCAGGGAGGTCAACGAGGACATGCAGGCCCTCGCGGTGACGATCGTCGGTGCGGCGCTGTTCGGCACCCGGTTCGGGCAAGCCGCGATCGCCGAAGCCCGCGAGTCCATCCCGATCGTGATCAAGCAAGGCATGATCCGCGCGCTGTCCCCTGCCTTCGTGGACAAGCTGCTGGTGCGCGGCAACCGCCGGTTCGACCGGGCCGTCACGCGCATGCGTGCGGTCGTGCTCGAGCTCATCGCGGACTGGCGCGCCACCGGAACCGACCGCGGCGACCTGCTGTCCATGCTGCTGATGGCCCGGGACGAGGGCGGCGAGGGCATGACCGACCAGCAGGTCCACGACGAGGTCATCACGCTGCTGAGCGCCGGAATCGAGACCAGCGCGCTCGCGCTGGCCTGGCTGTTCCACGAGATCGCCCAGAACCCCGAGGTCGAGCGCCGGCTGCACGAGGAGATCGACGGGGCGCTGGACGGCCGCCCGGTCACCTTCGAGGACGTTCCCGCCCTGCCCTACACCCAGCAGGTCATCAAGGAGACCTTGCGGATGTACCCGATCTGGATCCTGATGCGCCGCACCGACCGGGAGGTCGAGCTCGGCGGCGTCCGGCTCGCCCCCGGCACCGAGGTGACCATCAGCCCGCACGCCCTGCACTTCGACCCACGGTTCTTCGCCGAGCCGGACCGGTTCGACCCGGACCGGTGGGCACCGGAGCGGGCAGGCGACATTCCGCGCGGGGCGTTCATCCCGTTCGGCGCGGGCACCAGGCAGTGCGTCGGCAACACCTTCGCTCAGCTCGAGATGGCGATCACCGTGGCGACGGTGGCCGCCAAGTGGCGGCTCGTGCCCGTGCCGGGGAAACCGGTGCGGGTCAAGTACACCTCCACCGCCTACCCGGCCCGGCTGTCCATGATGGCCGTTCCGCGCGGCTAG